One Diospyros lotus cultivar Yz01 chromosome 1, ASM1463336v1, whole genome shotgun sequence genomic window carries:
- the LOC127807930 gene encoding uncharacterized protein LOC127807930 isoform X1, with protein MSAASASVSSQFTYTSGSYFPVPFHLQQQYAAAAPPPPPKAVQVPALPVTVPSVYPAAALPGVYSLPQYQQAQQLFQKDVQIITPKALESVKAALESSEIENKAAIKKKAIPRKAAGQSWEDPTLADWPENDFRLFCGDLGNEVNDDVLAIAFSRFPSFNMARVVRDKHTGKTKGYGFVSFSNASDLSAALKEMNGKYVGNRPIKLRKSKWKDRIDYEALQRQKENQTQKKLKPQKKSVLHK; from the exons ATGTCGGCGGCATCTGCATCGGTTTCGTCGCAATTTACATACACGAGTGGTTCGTACTTTCCGGTGCCTTTCCACCTTCAGCAGCAATACGCCGCAGcggctcctcctcctcctccgaaAGCTGTACAAGTTCCCGCTCTGCCGGTGACTGTTCCTTCGGTCTACCCGGCGGCTGCCCTTCCTGGAGTCTACTCTCTTCCGCAATATCAGCAG GCCCAGCAATTGTTTCAAAAGGATGTACAAATTATAACTCCTAAAGCTCTTGAGAGTGTAAAGGCCGCTCTTGAGAGCAGTGAAATTGAGAACAAGGCAGCGATCAAAAAGAAGGCAATACCGCGGAAAGCTGCTGGGCAAAGCTGGGAAGATCCAACTCTTGCAGACTGGCCTGAAA ATGATTTTCGTTTATTTTGTGGTGATCTTGGTAATGAGGTGAATGATGATGTTCTCGCCATAGCATTTTCAAGGTTTCCTTCATTCAACATGGCCAGG GTTGTTAGAGATAAGCATACTGGGAAAACCAAGGGCTACGGATTTGTTAGTTTTTCCAATGCTTCTGATCTTTCTGCAGctttaaaagaaatgaatg GTAAGTATGTTGGAAATCGGCCAATCAAATTACGTAAGAGCAAGTGGAAGGACAGGATAGACTATGAAGCCCTGCAAAGACAAAAG GAGAACCAGACTCAAAAGAAACTGAAGCCTCAGAAGAAAAGTGTGTTGCACAAGTGA
- the LOC127807930 gene encoding uncharacterized protein LOC127807930 isoform X3 — protein sequence MSAASASVSSQFTYTSGSYFPVPFHLQQQYAAAAPPPPPKAVQVPALPVTVPSVYPAAALPGVYSLPQYQQAQQLFQKDVQIITPKALESVKAALESSEIENKAAIKKKAIPRKAAGQSWEDPTLADWPENDFRLFCGDLGNEVNDDVLAIAFSRFPSFNMARVVRDKHTGKTKGYGFVSFSNASDLSAALKEMNASSASLRCCSSFVTIS from the exons ATGTCGGCGGCATCTGCATCGGTTTCGTCGCAATTTACATACACGAGTGGTTCGTACTTTCCGGTGCCTTTCCACCTTCAGCAGCAATACGCCGCAGcggctcctcctcctcctccgaaAGCTGTACAAGTTCCCGCTCTGCCGGTGACTGTTCCTTCGGTCTACCCGGCGGCTGCCCTTCCTGGAGTCTACTCTCTTCCGCAATATCAGCAG GCCCAGCAATTGTTTCAAAAGGATGTACAAATTATAACTCCTAAAGCTCTTGAGAGTGTAAAGGCCGCTCTTGAGAGCAGTGAAATTGAGAACAAGGCAGCGATCAAAAAGAAGGCAATACCGCGGAAAGCTGCTGGGCAAAGCTGGGAAGATCCAACTCTTGCAGACTGGCCTGAAA ATGATTTTCGTTTATTTTGTGGTGATCTTGGTAATGAGGTGAATGATGATGTTCTCGCCATAGCATTTTCAAGGTTTCCTTCATTCAACATGGCCAGG GTTGTTAGAGATAAGCATACTGGGAAAACCAAGGGCTACGGATTTGTTAGTTTTTCCAATGCTTCTGATCTTTCTGCAGctttaaaagaaatgaatg CCTCGTCAGCCTCACTTAGATGCTGCTCATCATTTGTTACGATATCTTAA
- the LOC127807930 gene encoding uncharacterized protein LOC127807930 isoform X4: MSAASASVSSQFTYTSGSYFPVPFHLQQQYAAAAPPPPPKAVQVPALPVTVPSVYPAAALPGVYSLPQYQQAQQLFQKDVQIITPKALESVKAALESSEIENKAAIKKKAIPRKAAGQSWEDPTLADWPENDFRLFCGDLGNEVNDDVLAIAFSRFPSFNMARVVRDKHTGKTKGYGFVSFSNASDLSAALKEMNGCHSHCFQSGVS, encoded by the exons ATGTCGGCGGCATCTGCATCGGTTTCGTCGCAATTTACATACACGAGTGGTTCGTACTTTCCGGTGCCTTTCCACCTTCAGCAGCAATACGCCGCAGcggctcctcctcctcctccgaaAGCTGTACAAGTTCCCGCTCTGCCGGTGACTGTTCCTTCGGTCTACCCGGCGGCTGCCCTTCCTGGAGTCTACTCTCTTCCGCAATATCAGCAG GCCCAGCAATTGTTTCAAAAGGATGTACAAATTATAACTCCTAAAGCTCTTGAGAGTGTAAAGGCCGCTCTTGAGAGCAGTGAAATTGAGAACAAGGCAGCGATCAAAAAGAAGGCAATACCGCGGAAAGCTGCTGGGCAAAGCTGGGAAGATCCAACTCTTGCAGACTGGCCTGAAA ATGATTTTCGTTTATTTTGTGGTGATCTTGGTAATGAGGTGAATGATGATGTTCTCGCCATAGCATTTTCAAGGTTTCCTTCATTCAACATGGCCAGG GTTGTTAGAGATAAGCATACTGGGAAAACCAAGGGCTACGGATTTGTTAGTTTTTCCAATGCTTCTGATCTTTCTGCAGctttaaaagaaatgaatg GCTGCCAttcacattgcttccaatccggTGTTTCATGA
- the LOC127807930 gene encoding retrovirus-related Pol polyprotein from transposon RE1 isoform X2 — protein sequence MLPNTRLCSFEGDLLPDPSVYRRLIGRLLYLTVSRPDITFTIHKLSQFISQPRQPHLDAAHHLLRYLKTAPGQGLFFSANSSLQLRAFSDADWGSCLDSRQSTTGFCIFLGDSMISWKAKKQSIVSRSSAEAEYRALASTASELAAIHIASNPVFHERTKHIELDCHFIREKLVAGIVKLLPIRSRHQLADVFTKALPASLLFPLLAKMAVHDIHSPS from the exons ATGTTACCTAATACCAGATTATGTTCATTTGAGGGTGATTTACTGCCTGATCCTTCAGTGTATCGAAGGCTTATCGGTAGATTGCTTTATCTTACAGTTTCTAGGCCTGATATTACCTTTACTATTCATAAGCTCAGTCAGTTTATCTCACAGCCTCGTCAGCCTCACTTAGATGCTGCTCATCATTTGTTACGATATCTTAAAACAGCCCCCGGTCAAGGTTTGTTTTTCTCAGCTAATTCTTCGCTTCAGCTTAGAGCTTtttctgatgctgattggggcTCTTGTTTGGATTCAAGACAGTCTACTACtggattttgtatttttcttggtgATTCTATGATTTCATGGAAGGCTAAGAAACAAAGTATTGTTTCCCGCTCTTCTGCAGAGGCTGAATATAGGGCACTTGCATCCACTGCAAGTGAACTG GCTGCCAttcacattgcttccaatccggTGTTTCATGAGCGCACGAAGCACATCGAATTGGATTGTCATTTTATTCGTGAGAAGCTGGTTGCAGGAATTGTTAAGCTGCTTCCCATTCGCTCACGACACCAGCTGGCTGATGTCTTCACCAAAGCGTTACCAGCATctcttttatttcctttgttaGCCAAGATGGCTGTTCATGACATACAcagtccatcttga